The nucleotide window ACAACGGAAGTTATATAATAACTGGCAAACAACAAAACTTAGCTTTCGCAGCGTAAGCTCGTGAGCGCTCGGCCTCTGCATCGCCCATGTGCAGTACGTCGGGCCCAACTTTAGTGGGATACGATTGCTGGTACCACCTGAGTCAGCAATAAGAGATTTCCAGGTTAGCGATTCGGACGCCTGTTTGTCGGCATAAGAACTCGCGAATTGCAAGTAGACAAACTACACGCGTAGAAGCCGGCGTATTGGAGCTTCTGGACGTGGGTTCGACTCCCACCGTCTCCATACATACTTATCGTTATTTGTAGCGTTATATCAACGTTCAAATGGCGTACATAGCGTCTGACACAGTATAGTCGGACAACCATCGACCTTCTTAACGAATTAATCGTTAGGGAGGTTTTTTGCGTTTATGAAAAGAACACGGAAACATGGCGCATTTGCTGTCGCTGAAAAATTCGATATTGAGATTAAAACGGTCGAGGATAAACGCGATTCATTGACGTTACAGCAAGCGTTAAAGACGGTTTATCGTCAAATGGAAATCAGCGGCAATCGACCGAGAACAATCGAAAGCTATGCTTTTGCATGGAACGAATTTATTAAAGTTACTGGCGTTAAATACGTCGAGGATATTGATACGGATATGGTTTACGACTATTTGAACGAAATTGACGTATCAAAGGCGACTAAGCTCGTTCGCTTGAAATCGTTAAAGGCGATACTTAATCGTTTCTTTGATAATCGGTGGATTGAGATTCGCTTTTGGTCGAAGATTCAAATTAAAGTCGATAAGTCGATTAAAGGCGCTGCTAAAGAGAATGACGTTGAAGTCTTACTCTCGCTAATTGATCGCAGTACATTCGTTGGCTTTAGAGATACATGCGCAATTTTACTTATGTATCGGACAGGCATTCGTATTACAACGCTAGGCGAATTGAGAGAGCGGCATATCGACCTCGATAATAAAACGATTGATATGGACGGAGCTGTTCTAAAGAATCGCGATACATTAAAATTGCCTATCGACGATCAGCTGGCGGATATGCTGCGAGTGTTAATCGAAAAGAACAAGCAAGTAAGGCGTAAATATAATACGCGCAATAGCTACGTCTTTTTATCGGCTAACGGTCAAGGCATTAATAATAGTCAATCGAGCAGCAACGCTATTTCGAAGTCATTAACAAAGTATGCGAGAGAATTCGGATTAAAGAACGTCAATGCACACGCTTTACGCCGAGCCTTTGCCACTAATCTGTTAAATCAAGGCGCTAATGTCGCTTTAATAAGTAAAGCACTCGGTCATAAATCGTTGGAGACTACGACAGTGTATCTCGATTTAGAAAAGGAATTTGTAGCGGAATCACTTCGCGAATATTTGTAAACGAAAAAAAGACGTTCCGGGTGCAACCGAAACGACTTCTTAAAACTTCATATCTACGCTAAAAATTGCCTAGCAGCATTTGCGTAACTCATAACTGAATATGAGCGTTATATAGCCTTCATTTTACTCAAAAAAAAGTAAAGTGTCAAAGGTTAGCTTTGCTATTGTCTTTTTTAGCAAGCGCTCAAGACGAGCAGCCGTTAAGCGTCTTTAAAAAACACGTCAAGTTTGCCGAGCTAATGCAATAAATTCGGATATATCGCATATAAACGATTCCCTGTTATCGTAGCGACGAATAGCGAGCACGGCTTTATGGTGCGGTATGGTTTACTGGCTTACTACGGTAAGGGTAACTATGATCGAGCGCTTCATGCGCACATGCAGGACAGTAATTGCATGAGATGATAGTGGAAGAAATTCCGATACGAACAGGGCAACGAGAAACCTCAAACGTCACATGACGCTAGAAATTGCGTATTTACCTTATGTCGCTTACTACGTTTATTTCGTGGTTTGCGACATAAGGTAAATACGTTTCAGCCGATTTCCTAAAGCGAGCGCCATTCTGCTAGATTGAGGGTGCGTTTGTCAAGCGAGAATCTACTAAAATACTAAATATATTTATATAAGTTGATTCGCAGTAACATCGTTTTACCTTACTAAACACGTCAAATTAGGCGCGTTACCATCGAAGTAGACGTATTTATCATACGGACTTTAAAACGCCTCACAGGCGCTAATATAAAGGAGGATTGAACGGAATGGAAAACGCAGTATCAACGCTATCTACCGATATACACGTAATCACCGCAGAAATAAACGCATATCAACGTGTAGCAGGCGAGGCGATATTCGAGATAGGTAAGCGTCTAAAGCACGTAAAGGAGAACGATTTGGCGCACGGTGAGTTCGGAAAGTGGCTAGAGAGCGTTAATCTCCACGAAAGGCAAGCGCAACGGTTAATCCGAGTTGCAGAGGAGTTCGGTGTAAATACGACCACGTGGTCGGAATTGCCGTTTAGAACGCTATACGAAATCGCAACACTCCCAACAGAAGAACGCAATATCGAGCATGAACTAAAAAGTGGTGAAACGAAATTCCCAAAAGAGATGACGGTGAGGGAGTTGGCGGAAGTCAAAGCGGAACTCAAGCGAAAACAAGCAGAATTGGACGAGGCTAGACGAAGCGAACAAATCGCACTAACGCAGAACGAACGCTTATCGGACGAGTTAGCAACCGCAGTAAAGCCGGAAACAGTCGTAGTAGAAAAGGAAGTTGAGCGTAGCATCGAAGTAAACGGAATTCGCGACGCCATCAAGTGCACGCCGGCCTTTACGGTAATTAGCGGACACCAGCGTCTACGTATCGCGAAGGATTTAGGATTATCGGAAGTACCGGTCGAAATTATCGATGTAGACGAGTGGGAGGCGGAGTATTTACTTATCGCTGAAAACGTAGAGCGACGAGGGCTAGCCGAGCAAGACCCGATTAAGAAAGGACGCATCGCTAAATTTATGGCGGAGTATTGGGATGTTAGGTTAGGGAGGGGTGGCGATAAGAAATCAACCGCCATTATGGCGAATGATAAAACCGTATCAGATGTCGCTGAATTTATTGGGGAGTCAAAACGAGTTACAGAACGCCTCTTAAAACTAAACGAACTAATCCCGCAATTAAAACGCCTAGTATCGTCGGGAAAGCTAGGAACAACTAGCGCCGAGCAACTCGCCTATTTAACACCCGAAGTTCAAACGGCATTATACGATGCACTAGGCGAGGAAATCGGCGAGCGCACCGTAGCAGAGACGAAGCAA belongs to Solibacillus sp. FSL R7-0682 and includes:
- a CDS encoding tyrosine-type recombinase/integrase; the encoded protein is MKRTRKHGAFAVAEKFDIEIKTVEDKRDSLTLQQALKTVYRQMEISGNRPRTIESYAFAWNEFIKVTGVKYVEDIDTDMVYDYLNEIDVSKATKLVRLKSLKAILNRFFDNRWIEIRFWSKIQIKVDKSIKGAAKENDVEVLLSLIDRSTFVGFRDTCAILLMYRTGIRITTLGELRERHIDLDNKTIDMDGAVLKNRDTLKLPIDDQLADMLRVLIEKNKQVRRKYNTRNSYVFLSANGQGINNSQSSSNAISKSLTKYAREFGLKNVNAHALRRAFATNLLNQGANVALISKALGHKSLETTTVYLDLEKEFVAESLREYL
- a CDS encoding DUF3102 domain-containing protein, with protein sequence MENAVSTLSTDIHVITAEINAYQRVAGEAIFEIGKRLKHVKENDLAHGEFGKWLESVNLHERQAQRLIRVAEEFGVNTTTWSELPFRTLYEIATLPTEERNIEHELKSGETKFPKEMTVRELAEVKAELKRKQAELDEARRSEQIALTQNERLSDELATAVKPETVVVEKEVERSIEVNGIRDAIKCTPAFTVISGHQRLRIAKDLGLSEVPVEIIDVDEWEAEYLLIAENVERRGLAEQDPIKKGRIAKFMAEYWDVRLGRGGDKKSTAIMANDKTVSDVAEFIGESKRVTERLLKLNELIPQLKRLVSSGKLGTTSAEQLAYLTPEVQTALYDALGEEIGERTVAETKQLRQEAVGKSVDDIQRMLDAEKKAKEQALAERATAFHRTTAHNPVNWRI